TTGATTTTAGATTGAATTAATTGTCTATTAGAGTTATTTatgagcacatgtgatagacaaatTGATTGGATATGAGTTTGGTATATATTGCATATAAATTGAGTATAGAAGTTAGGATTTTTTACCTAACTTTGGAAACTTTGTgtatggcttgaaattgatgttattgaGGCTATTtgttgactatttgaagtgccatgaatgtagtTAAAGCTTGGGAGTTTGgtagaaattgaaaattgggagtgtgtTTTCATGCAGGATTTCTGGACTAATGAGTCCAGAATGTTTAGAcaaccataacttgaattgtgttgctccaattggtatgaggccaattagagatgaaactaaGGTCAAAATGCCTCATTTTTTTGAAgataccatgcccaaattctgtccaaaacttgaccaaattactatTCCAATATGGCTGACCATACCCTAAactcagaaaaatgaccaaatgaacagtacacattcatttggccataactccatctaggcaggtctaaatgacctgaattttataccattggaaagcttagacataggactacaactttcatgaagaacacagagcccAAAAATgtctctaaccaaaccaaattgctgaccTAAGTTGGGACacaaaaactgtccagaaccatattgTCCAGAAATTACTAGACATAAGCCTACCCGACTAGTTTTGAAAAAAATGTCATAATTTGATCTACAAAATTGCAAATATAATGAAAccaatgctaaaatttttataagatatagatccacaatattgatgttttgaccaaaacccagaacccaaggaAACTGGGCCAAATTGCTTGAATAATTCagcacatcaaaacctggaattgACTAAACCACTACTTAACCCCAGAATAGTAtttatagcatatctcccactagaaaatcccaaataggatgagccaaactgttctgaaaacctaagagatagggcttcaattttgatttaaaaacttttctcaaaatttgagtgtaagaaccctaaaatgggagttaaagccactgacctgaacctagAATCCTGTTAACACAGGGTACTTGAGTTCAGGCCAGTTAACTTgctataattaattttacaagacctgaaaaattgtaattcaaaattctaagtaatcataagacatagggtaacaacgtTTATGAAGAACAATAGacttaaaagtggctgtaacatgtccaattaattatACAAATATTTACTCTAGAATCTGCCTGAATCTGGACCCAGGAAGAGaccatgaaccagttatggttatttaaatataaattgagttctaaaacttcaaatgacatgaatcaaaaaggaaaacaaagacaagacatagaggaacaatttccatgaaggaagtgtggccaaatagtggccacaccttaaccaatttgttaggtgatcttaagacatcaaatctggaccttgagaaaagttaataaaatgacttgttatatgatatgaagtgaatcaaattgaattgttaaacataaaagtgacatgaatatgcatgtgggacttatgttcccatcataagtaacataaaaatgttattaaatacaattagcacataatatgaaactataaatacttaataacattaatttgcccaaagtatacctagacttatttatatagtatggatcaattggtatatcaattagagactacagattgcagtactgcccataggaataatcattgatagacaatatatgtctaagatgattgtttcactggctttatgcctgcccgttggccattttgcctgattttatttctggctttacgcctgtctgctggccttgtgcctgacatgatagatgtatacatattagacatacggatgtttaacttgtatactcctgtgtatctagtctttatagtctgtcataggttacttgggcacagatatgtgTAATACACTTAAAGTTTAAATAAATACATGAAGAAAGTACTAATATGAGTACAATAAGATTGAATAtgtaatatatgaataaaaagatcccgataaattgtttgctcccaaagtttcataaatatgtaattaattcaaaattttagtaaattttatatggaataattatttcaattattagttatttttatttcaattattgcaccactaagcagaaatgcttagcgcgatggattatttcctcgcgtaggtacaggagactaCCACCAGCAgtcgcagcagcagcagtagactCTAGCTAGGATCTtgaccagatctgctacagtatcattgtcacctcagcagtccatttggtagggctcatgtatatttaggtttttgcattttggttattgtatgtaagtAAACTATGTACATCATTTTGtgaatgtaaataaattgtaaattattgtatacaaattttatatgaatgtatgaagtttatatgaatgaaatgaaatttattttcttgaaaattttatgagctatgatatgatataatgcatggaaatggatATGAGCAACGAGATGATGTATGAGAATATAAAATAGATATCaaatgtttttaacaggtaaataaggaaatccgccatgcactaataaaatagaggagacttcattcaggtctccataaaaataagatgtgataaaaaaaaatttcacacataagataatataattaaattaatattgtatacgacaagacaggatagggtgctccagcaccgaatataGCACGCCTTActcaactacactgtagacgggtgatgaGTGTtacaacaccacaacaaaatggcatTGCAGAACGCATGAACAGTACACTTTGTGACAAAGCATGAAATATGCTCTCACATTTAggattgggaaaggatttctgggctgaagcaattaatacagcttgtttcttagttaatagatctccatctatagctattgagtgcaaactccttttgagatctagTCCGATTCACCTGCtgattactctcagctgagagtatttggttgccctgcttatgctcatgtgagagatgATAAACTTGAGCCGAGGGCAAGAAAATgtatatttctagggtatgcatctggagtgaaaggctacaggttatgatgcaatgatccaaagtctctaggattaattatcagcagggatgtgacatttaatgagtctgcttcattggatagtcagagggagaagtcaatagcaAAATCAGATCACGGTGTCAAAGAATaggtggagcttgatattgatacttcagcagttcagtccagtgattcagaggacgaggtgcaagatcctgatcaacaagaggatgcacctgagcaatagcaataggaaccatatagcattacaactggtagagagagaagacagattagaccaccgcagagatatgcatatgcagatctagttgcATTTGCCTTGTCAGTTACTAAgacagttgatgtgcatgaacccagcaattatagagaagctatttcgtgttcagatgcagatcagtgggtcggtgctataagtgaagaaattgaatctcttcacaagaatcagacttgggagcttgtaacattgcctaagggacaaaaaGTGGTAGGTTGTAAATGGatgttcaagaaaaaggaaggcactccaggggttgaagcacctcgatataaggcacagttggtagcaaaaggctttactcagagggagggaattgactttaatgaagtttTTTCTCCAATTGTGAAGCACAGCTCTATCAGAGTtttacttgctatggttgctctttatgatctagagcttgagcaactagatgtgaagatagcatttttgcatggtgagttggaggagcaaatttatatgagtcagcctgAGGGATTTCTCATTCTAGGTATGAAAAATTATGTTTGCTTACTTAaaaaatctttatatggtctgaaacagtctcctaggcagtggtacaaaagatttgatataTTCATGATTCGTAATGGCTTTAATCATAGTTCATATGacagttgtgtgtatcataagaagctttcagatgattcctttgtttatttgctgttgtatgtggatgacgtgcttattgctgctaaaagcatatcacaaattaacattctgaaaaaatagttgagtgatgagtttgagatgaaagaTTTAGGTGCTGtaaagaagatattgggaatggaaattaccagggatagaagtgttgggaagcttttcttgtctcaacatgcctatgttgagaaagtgcttaagcatTTCAATATGAATAATTCTAAGCCAGTGACTATTCCATTtgctgcccatttcaagttatctgcagacatgtcacccaaaatagatgaggagatggagcacatgtcCAGTGTTCTCTATTTGAGtgctgttggtagcatcatgtatgctatggtatgcacccgacctgacatttcacatgcagttagtATTACGAATAGATACATGGCATGTCCTGAgaaagagcattggcaggcagtgaaatggattttgaggtatttgaagggtactacagatgttggtctgacatttgacaaggccaagatgagtgattcagttgttggctatgtggattcagattttgcaggggacttagacaagaggagatctttAACAGATTATTTATTTACTCTTTCTGAaagtgctatcagttggaagacgacattgcaagctacagttgctttgtctaccacagaggctgaatatatAGCCTTAGCAGAGGCATTAAAGGAAGTTTTATGGTTACAAGGTTTGATGagtgatcttgggttgatacagaaTAAGGCAACGGTGTTTTGTGACAGCCAGAGTGCAATATatctcacaaagaatcagatGTATCATAAGTGAACTAAGCACATTaatgtcagatatcacttcattcgggacattgtatctcaggggactatagttgtgcagaaagtctctacacatgataatccagcagatatgATGACTTTCTGCACAATTacactagggttagggtttaagagttctgattgattgtatcttgctcttttcatcatagtgaaactttttttctcttatcttacccgtggacgtagaccttaGGGTTTAAGAGTTCTGAttgattcttcttctcttttcaatattGTATGATTGTGCAATTTGTgcgtgtgccttagatttgcgtgcttattataacgttcttttattattattattattattattattattattattattattattattattattattatatgttcaatttTTACGGTCTACTTAGcaataaaattgaaatttatttaaaaaaaaaacttttatacTATTATAAAAAGTAAACTAAAGAAATTATTTAATGCACGTTAGAGTTTttacaattaaaaaattttaaatttaacatAAAATAATGTTTAATaatctttaattaatatttttaatttttttaaagaaaaagttTAAAGTatccttaaaatttttaaataattaaaatatttttttaaaattagaaataaatttgaattttttattttaatatatcttTGATTTTGAGAATTTTTCTTTTATCCACCACATTCAAAATCACAAGAATTAAAatcttcaatttgatttttataatttttttcataaataaaatatatagtttGACCTTTATTCTCTTTATCTATATTTCATTTAATCATTatgaaatttcattaaatttctaAAATCttagttaatttagtttaatgaaaattttaaacgtTTTTActatataattttaatgaaatttatttatattttatatttttaatatgaaaattgagataattaaaaaaataattaatactaaACATTTGaactaataataaatttattaataaaaaaattaaaaattttttatcaatttttttgaTAATGTAGtttcacttataaatgataatttaaagttttaatttttaatttaatatataaaaattttttgcATCCGTCCAAAATAGGAAACTTCCATCGCTAAGAAAGGTGACACATTGAATTTAAATAGAGAAGtttattaaattcaattaaagaaATACAAATGGGTGCAAAACTCCAGAAGGAATAGCCAAGTTGTACTATTCCTTTAATTCTCAAAAATAGAAAAGGCCACAACTGGTCTTTCTCCACAGGCCGATTTTGATCCCattttaaatcaaaattgattgtttCAATCTATAGAAATAAAGACTCTAAATCAGACATAGGATTCAATCAATTTCGATTTCATTTTGATTTGAgtgaatttaataattaattccaatGAAATcacttattcagttatttgattttgTTCCAATTTAAAATGTCAGAAAAATAATTCTGTTATTAGGCTGATTCTGATTTGAAACCATTAAAGATgtaaacttggaaaattttgatttggTCTTACGTCACCCCTTATCCCATTAATTTGTTTccattaaataaattaagaagtTGGCTGGAACAACTTGCCTCATGCATATTAGAGACAGAGAGAAAGGAAAATTTGGAGAACTTACAGCAAATACAGAATTAAGTATGAAAGAGACAAGGTGGAGGGAATAGATAAGCATTTAcatatatgataattatttaatcagtaatttttttatttttttttttattttttttacattaaTCGAAACATGATTGCATGTTTTGCCCACAAGCATCAGACTGCTCCAGTTCCTTCGTCCCTTCCTTGGTAGTTTACCATCTAAGCTTTGCGGGGAAATACTGAAAACAGAAATTTAATTCTTTCAATTTAATGAATGAAACTGAAGAAGATCGACGTAAGAACAAAGGAAATGTAGAAACCAATACTCACCTTCTCAATAAGAGATTGATAATATGGCTTCACCGCATCAACATCAACAAGAACCTTGCTCTTGCTGTAGAGGTCATACTTGCTGCAAatcatttcatttatttataagaATGTAGGTTAATGAAATGACAAATTAATATGGTTAAAAGGAAAAGGAATCAAGAGAAGAGGGGAAGAAAATTAAGTTATACTTGAAGATATGGAGCCACTTCAAATTCTCTTGATCCTCCTTGTTCATTAGGTGTGTGTATGCCCCTGCCTTGTGCAAAGCTGGATTATCAcaggaaatgaaattatttaaaattcaatATTATAGTTGGATTCAATATCCCTCACAATATCTAAAAGAAAACAAAGCAACGGCACTTACGATAGAAAGAATGGTATCGGATAATGAACAATCCAGCAGGTGGTAGAGTGGTTCCATTTTCCTTGGCCACCTGTAGATTTAAAAAGAAAGTATTAATTACCTTATAGTCAATGATTTCATTTTCTGtaaccccaaaaaaaaaaaaaagattcataTTTAAGTTTCACAAATCCATGAATGAAAGTGAAGAAAATATTACCAAGTACATATAGTCATCATGCCCCCATGAGATCATTACATTGTCCAGCCCACATCCTTCCTTGTAAATTCCATTCTTGGTGCCGTACACAGGATTCTTGGTATCCAGATTCTCCTTGAAGTACTGCAAAAGGTTCAAGATTTGTTTAGTCTAATTAATTGGATTGTGTACAGAATAATTACATctgattaactaaattttttatCGGAAGAAATACCTTGTGATGAACATTGGACTTGTCAAAAGCACAGCCAAGAGGGAATGTATCTCCTGCAATATAGAAATTAATAAAACATTAAAGTACTATTCATAAGGAAAGAAAGAGTAATCACAAATTTATACAGCCAATATGCAGTACTCACCTACAACAGCCCATTGAGGAAGTTCTCCAAACTGGGGAAGAAGAAGAACCTTTCCAAGATCTGATACCCCAAGAAAATCAAAATCATTGTCAAAATCAACGACCAACCATTAGTTGTTACTTTGCATATTTGCATTAACGTAAAGGAGGCTGATTTTATCCATTAGGGCAATGTTTGGTGGGACAAGTCAATTGTTGCTAAAGATCTAAGAATAGTCACATGAAATAATCAATGAGGTACATGTATACCGTGAATAAGAGCAGTCAAATGCAGCCAATCTTCGTTAGGGTAGTCTTTTCTAATAGCTTCAGCGGATTGCAACAAGTGCTGAATCTGGGGCTCATCAAGATCAGGGTCACTATCATCTACCACTTCGTTAAGAAGCTCACAGCATTCCCAAATGCTCATAACAGCTTTATCCAGCTTGCTATATTCCTCTCGCATCTTCTTGACCTGCATTACAAATATTAATAATGTTTCATAACCCAGTAATTAGAAAAAATTGGAATGAATCTATAAGTCTACCCAAACAAACATGTGTGTTGAAATTTTGCTCACAAAATCATAGGTTTGGTTGATGTGTTGCTGCCTATAAAATTCCTCGACGGTCTTTTGCCTTTCACTTTCAGCTTGATAATCCCTGCAGCGTTTTTGCACCATTCCATGTCAGATTTCCCTCAATGAGAACGAACCCATCAAATATTATTAAAGAAATTTTAGGAAAATTGGGACCTGAAAGAATATCCAAATGAATTGATTTCTGGTGCATCAAATCCATCGCCTGATACAGCTTTTTTATCAGGTACAGGAAATCCACCATCCAAAACCAACTCCTTCACATCATGCTGGTGTCTCTGGTCCTCCACTTGTATTCCTAATTGCCAGAACAGAAATCAAACATTAAAAACAATGAAAGCGATAAAAAAATGAGAAATTATGAGACAGTGAGTAAATTACCAAGCTCAGGCTGATTGATGAGGATCGTCATCCTAAATATTTAATAGAATGTGAAAGATAGAGGAATcgtaatattacaaaaataaagAGCAACGACGAAGATGAAGAACAAATAGAAACTCGAAAGAATGGCTGTGGCAGGAGATTCTGGTAGGATAGCATATTTATATTACCCTAAAACAAGTCCTTCCTTGAGAATTGGAAGGTTTGGAGTCCTTAGCAGAAAATctaacgtttttttttttttccattcctAATCCATTTTAAATCCGAAAGAACCGCTCCATCCTTAAAATCAAAACACGTGACGTTTTCTAACCTGTAGCCAATAACTTATTGCCACGTATTGGATTAATCAACCGATAATCATGAATTGTACCGTAAAAGGTTTATCCGACAGCAGATAAGCCATACATTTCGCTAATATTTTGTATTATTAAAAACCTATTTtttagaattttataaaaaattaatattaaattatttttttattaattcacatatttaaaatttttttaaaaaataatttttgaaaattgaaaaaaaaaatcatccataatTACGTGAGAATCCAACTCACCATTTCTAAATTTTCTTGTATAACCAAAGTTTTATTTTTTGCAAGTGAGTACATGAGGTTAAACTTAATTGCACTCAAAACACAACGGAGGGGCTAAACCCTGAAACTGAAAGGGGCCTGACTCAGCTTTACGTGGATATATCATATCTAAATACAACTGGGTTTCAGGGCCCACTGACGCAGCATCTAGTCATGACCAACCAGCACTTTGACTTTCCTTTATGGGGTATTTCTGAATTGGAAATCGACGGCTGACCTGTGAGCATTAATCCATCAACCATTCAGATTAAATCATACACAAAACTTAGGTTAAGAGAGAGGTAACGGTCTACATATTGCCACGTCATCAATGGACAAATCATTTGGTAATTTTTTACTTGGAAGGATGTGGGCAAGTTGGTGATTTGAGAAGAAGCCAGCAGacgaattaaataatattttttttaataaaaaaattaaataaataaaaacttaatCTAAATTTATCAGACGAATAATGGCTTCCACTGCTTGGTGATATCAGCTAACTGAGAACTGATAATTAGCGTCTATTCGGCATTGAATTTTGAgagttgaaattttttttttaaaataaaagtgttattttaaatattattaaaaaatattattttaatatttttataattaaaatttattaaatttaattttaaattattttttaatatattttaaaaaataattttctcaataaCAATTTTTAGGTAAGATTTTTTTCGTGATGACTTATCAACCAATAAAACAGAGAAAAAACGTGGAATTGCATAAGCCacattatatatattttactaatttttacaaaaatttagaataaaaaaatacacaaattgaaatgattttaataatattaaaataaaattcattttatttaaaGTCCTTGCTATAGAAACTAATTAATTTGCATGCAGACCTTGCAATTATGCAAATTGCAAGATAGATAATTAATTAGGTTTCTATATATCCGTCCAAAACCATCAGGGCATGAATCTTGTTGATGAGGAATAGAATTTTGAGttcattatatttaatttttaatagaatttTGGATACAAGTATAACTTTATATTTATAGTAAAATTGATTTGTATagcataattttaattgtttggagaaaaagaaaataagtgACGATATTGACTATCACAAGCATGATCAATGTATAAGAGAAACTATAATTCTTAATATAAATATCTGGCTTATCAGAAAAAGACAAACTATTGATCATTAAAGCTAAAAagctatttttgttttatttgattttgattgaaaatttttttttaaaaaaaaaatcatcacttgttgaaaaaaaaaaaaaaaatttttttttttttttattcttataattaaaaaaatttttattaatttttttatttttttttaatacttttctagttaatatttaaaaaaataattattttgtaatatatatattatataatatatatatataatatatatatatatatatataatatataatatttttttttaaatttttttaaaaaaaaaattttttaaaaaaaaaatatatatatatatatatatatatatatatattatatatattatatatatatttaaaataaattaattatgattatattatatacaaaaattaagtctccattttaataaattaaattataaaaaaaaaaggtttgccatttatatgtatatatatcatCTGCTTGAAAATGATATTTCCAGTTGAAAATCATTGGAAGTTGACTGCCTGACAAAGTTGCTGTCGGTGGCCGTGGCTTCTCTAGCTATCTTCATtagtttttcaatttttcttGTTTCCGAACTTTTCTATGACCAAATTTTATTCCCAAAAAAAAATCATTAGGAAGATTTATGCAGAAGGAATCTTTCACACAAGGGATTATTCAATGCATTTGTTAAGTATGTTTTTACATTCACATAAAAATGAGGTCCACCCTTATTATTTCCTCTGAGAGATTCACTTATatgtattattaaaaaaataataataacaatcgaTCGTATCAGttgttaattatatatttaaaatttttttaatattaattagtaACTGATTTAATAATCAATTATAAATCAGTcggtaataataatatattttagcaattaattaTGAATCATTTATTAATAACAATCAGTTTAGCAATCGATTTTTAAATCAattactaaatttttaaaaattaattattttattaaaaaataaaaatgaaatcacgaattgattataaaattaattactaaTAGCAATTAATTTCAGTCAATtacaataactaattataaaattGATTGTTTTTTTATAGTATGAATAAGTAACGACATATCTAGAATTTTGTAATTAATGAGAAGAAAATTTTTATCTCCAtgcattattaaatattttttaaaaaaatattgtgtcattataaaataaataaatatattttttaataaatatattaaaatttattttgaaatgaaatgtatatattcattatttatcatgaaaaattcataaaaaatcaTTATTACCCAGATATCCAAAAACAAGGATTTTACTCACATATTAGGAATATTTACTGTCCACAAGATATCCAAAAATCATTATTTCCAGATCAAATTAACGTTAATCATTTTCAACTTATCTCATAACATCCATAATTTTTCAAAACTAGATATTATTAATCCGCAGGCAAATTTGAAAACCAAAAGAGGGGGAaaaaatttggataaaacaggttatatttatcatttatacATGATTTATTTCCATTATGGATTAACTTCTTAAGTTATATATATGGAAGACTGTATATGATTTTCGATATTTTTCTAGTTATAGAACCTATAATTAAGTACTGaatattaatgaatttcattttcAAGGAATTAAAGTTGTATTTCCTAAATTTCATATAATATTACTTCCTGCAATATACTTTCTTACTGAGATTTTagtatattaataagaaaatgttTTTCCAAATTTACttcatcattaattaatttaaaatgcaACATATATAATggaatttacatatttatattttagatttagGATAAATTAAGTcttgcataatttttttttttctatattcaTGATATCCTTAAAAAGGAAATTCAAAAGACTTGATAGTTGGCAGTTGGCAATAGCACCAAGGTCCAAGTCTTTAAAACTATAGTTATTAAATTTGGATCGAACTGATCGATTGGACTAGTGAATCGATAAACTAGGCCCTAAATCGATCGGATTATGTAATTGAATCAAATAAGGAAGCAATCCGATATGATCCGATTGACTCAATcggtttaattatttaaaaaaaaaaaaatttttaagtgtTGGTGTGGagatttaaattcaaaatttcataaaaagtttttaaaatcaaaattaattgaattaacttggtagttatatatttttaatttaaataatatttattttttactaatctttttcttattttcttattctcttatttattaatttttttttcttatcattaataatattatgttagttataaatagtatatttttaataattttcaactaatttaatttgtttcttgaaaaatattattgtgattttataaaattatattattttgtcTATAAGTTTTTATAACAT
The sequence above is a segment of the Hevea brasiliensis isolate MT/VB/25A 57/8 chromosome 11, ASM3005281v1, whole genome shotgun sequence genome. Coding sequences within it:
- the LOC110657734 gene encoding inositol oxygenase 4, with product MTILINQPELGIQVEDQRHQHDVKELVLDGGFPVPDKKAVSGDGFDAPEINSFGYSFRDYQAESERQKTVEEFYRQQHINQTYDFVKKMREEYSKLDKAVMSIWECCELLNEVVDDSDPDLDEPQIQHLLQSAEAIRKDYPNEDWLHLTALIHDLGKVLLLPQFGELPQWAVVGDTFPLGCAFDKSNVHHKYFKENLDTKNPVYGTKNGIYKEGCGLDNVMISWGHDDYMYLVAKENGTTLPPAGLFIIRYHSFYPLHKAGAYTHLMNKEDQENLKWLHIFNKYDLYSKSKVLVDVDAVKPYYQSLIEKYFPAKLRW